Proteins encoded in a region of the Coregonus clupeaformis isolate EN_2021a chromosome 9, ASM2061545v1, whole genome shotgun sequence genome:
- the LOC121573600 gene encoding non-histone chromosomal protein HMG-14, with protein sequence MPKRSKANADAEAAEPKRRSERLVNKPGPPKAEPKPKKEKAVPKPKKAKEVKKAAPEEKEVPAENGEAKAEEEEPATEEPEQKEEAAE encoded by the exons ATGCCTAAAAGGAGCAAA GCAAACGCTGATGCTGAGGCAGCAGAG CCCAAGAGGAGATCTGAGAGATTGGTAAAC AAACCCGGCCCTCCAAAGGCAGAACCCAAGCCAAAG aagGAGAAGGCAGTACCTAAGCCCAAGAAGGCTAAAGAGGTGAAGAAGGCCGCGCCTGAGGAGAAGGAGGTGCCCGCAGAGAATGGAGAAGCCAAAGCTGAGGAAGAG GAACCAGCCACAGAAGAACCTGAACAGAAGGAAGAGGCAGCAGAATAA